A genomic stretch from Colwellia sp. Arc7-635 includes:
- a CDS encoding TetR/AcrR family transcriptional regulator, with the protein MTSGRKRKFDEKTALQSAMEVFWAKGFIGASLADLTKSMNINKPSMYSTFGNKEALFIKATQHYIENNMQTHLDALYAPDISLKNRLKNYMMSIVSMQCSTEQPKGCYLALCQSEVAGGDLPAEAVKLLTDIGTTPQTLFAELFNTDEEAVTLGLHKNSAGNALSLYTALKGTAAMARSKVPSTDLEFVIDTILAGVFSRENQSNLAH; encoded by the coding sequence ATGACAAGTGGTCGTAAGCGTAAATTTGATGAAAAGACGGCATTGCAATCAGCAATGGAAGTTTTTTGGGCGAAAGGTTTTATTGGTGCTTCTTTAGCAGACTTAACAAAGAGCATGAATATTAACAAACCCAGTATGTATAGTACTTTTGGTAATAAAGAAGCTTTATTCATTAAAGCGACTCAACATTACATTGAAAATAATATGCAGACCCATCTTGATGCTTTATATGCCCCAGATATATCGTTAAAGAATCGATTAAAAAACTATATGATGTCGATTGTTAGCATGCAATGTAGTACTGAACAACCAAAAGGCTGTTACCTTGCTCTGTGCCAATCAGAGGTTGCTGGTGGCGACCTGCCGGCAGAAGCAGTAAAGTTACTTACCGACATTGGAACTACGCCCCAAACGTTATTTGCTGAGTTATTTAACACTGACGAAGAAGCGGTTACTTTAGGCCTACATAAAAATTCAGCCGGTAATGCATTAAGTTTATACACTGCACTTAAAGGCACGGCTGCGATGGCACGCTCGAAAGTACCATCCACGGATTTAGAGTTCGTCATTGATACTATTTTAGCCGGTGTTTTTAGTAGAGAAAATCAAAGCAACTTAGCACATTAA
- a CDS encoding chemotaxis protein CheX yields MNVEFINPFLSSMLNVMSTMAQMELTPEKPRLKKDEVAHGDVSGLIGMVSAQTKGSLSITFEGKLALATMKNMVGEGPDEINEEITDLVGEITNMVTGGAKRMLSEKGIEFDMATPMVVSGKNHTITHKADGPIVIIPLSSKHGKAFIEFSFDK; encoded by the coding sequence ATGAATGTAGAGTTTATTAACCCGTTTCTGTCTTCGATGCTTAACGTTATGTCCACTATGGCACAAATGGAGCTTACTCCTGAAAAACCTCGTTTGAAAAAAGACGAAGTTGCTCATGGCGATGTTTCAGGCTTAATTGGTATGGTAAGTGCTCAAACTAAAGGATCACTATCTATTACGTTTGAAGGTAAATTGGCGCTAGCAACCATGAAAAATATGGTTGGCGAAGGTCCAGATGAAATCAACGAAGAAATTACTGATTTAGTCGGTGAAATTACCAATATGGTTACTGGTGGTGCAAAACGCATGCTAAGTGAAAAAGGTATTGAGTTCGATATGGCAACGCCTATGGTTGTTTCTGGTAAAAACCATACCATCACCCATAAAGCTGACGGCCCTATCGTGATTATTCCTCTTTCTTCTAAGCACGGAAAAGCCTTTATTGAGTTTAGTTTCGATAAGTAA
- a CDS encoding DUF6702 family protein codes for MLSNLAKRVFVLLLCGLAANAVAHRYFFSITDLALNERTQSIEVIHQITAHDIDNAIAQTKQIHFSVAHPDYEDIIRQYIEAHFQLSFKGKAVPLNWIGLEINKGNIFIYQEASFSNTLIGLKITNSLLTDHYEKQVNTVNFHDNTIKGSLTFKRSVTINDIEIHN; via the coding sequence ATGCTGTCAAACCTAGCTAAACGTGTTTTTGTTTTGCTATTGTGTGGGTTAGCCGCTAACGCGGTTGCCCACCGTTATTTTTTTAGTATTACTGATTTAGCATTAAACGAACGTACGCAATCGATTGAAGTTATTCACCAAATTACCGCGCACGACATCGACAATGCGATTGCACAAACAAAGCAAATACATTTTTCTGTTGCTCACCCCGATTATGAAGATATTATTCGCCAATATATTGAAGCGCACTTTCAACTCAGTTTTAAAGGTAAAGCTGTACCATTAAACTGGATTGGCCTTGAAATAAATAAAGGTAATATTTTTATTTATCAGGAAGCGAGCTTCTCAAATACGCTCATTGGGCTAAAAATAACGAATAGTCTCTTAACTGATCACTATGAAAAACAGGTGAATACAGTTAATTTTCACGATAATACGATAAAAGGTAGCCTAACTTTCAAAAGATCAGTTACTATTAATGATATTGAAATTCACAATTAA
- a CDS encoding M1 family metallopeptidase translates to MKYSIKSVLLCVCVAASGNVLAKSSISDDKFRQLEENLPTPNTYRTASGAPGHQYWQQDVDYKIDITLDDKKQTLSGSETIDYTNNSPDTLRYLWLQLDQNKLAENAGAKTTRTAPKKKVTYSGLRNAIETESFNGGYDITEVSGSNGKALHYVINGTMMRIDLPKSLKSGDSVELNINWNYQLHEQKVLGGRSGYEYFKEDDNYLYEIASWFPRAAAYYDVMGWQNKQFIGSGEFTLEFGDYDVSITVPADHVVAATGVLQNPKEVLTKTQRNRLAEAKKADKPVLVITPEEALENEKSRSTKTKTWEFEAKNVRDFAFASSRKFIWDAQGYKGGKTDTMAMSFYPNEGNPLWEKYSTESIIHTMEQYSKYTFDYPYPVSISVNGPVGGMEYPMITFNGPRPTLDKKTGEKTYSRATKYGLIGVIIHEVGHNYFPMIVNSDERQWTWMDEGLNTFLQFVAEQAWEEGYPSRRGDAANITSYMKSNNQVPIMTNSESILQFGNNAYGKPATALNILRETIMGRELFDFAFKEYAQRWKFKRPTPADFFRTMEDASGVDLDWFWRGWFYTTDHVDIALGNIHLYRPNSQNPDTEEAWERALDNEKPEFISKIRNSGAWVRTTNKPELLDFYNEHDKFTATNKARNKYNASNKKLEQWQRDILVDERNFYIVDFENKGGLVMPIILDLTFADNTVERVTLPAEIWRRDSKKVSKLLIRDKEITAIAIDPNWETADVDVSNNYWPARPIKSRFDLYKRKKKDMMRDYNAELKSAEDLAKEEKTEVKQ, encoded by the coding sequence ATGAAATATTCAATTAAGTCAGTCTTACTTTGCGTCTGTGTTGCTGCTAGTGGCAACGTTTTAGCAAAAAGCAGCATAAGTGACGATAAATTTCGTCAGTTGGAAGAGAACTTACCAACACCAAACACTTACCGCACTGCATCTGGTGCACCTGGCCATCAATATTGGCAACAAGATGTTGATTACAAAATTGACATTACGCTAGATGATAAGAAGCAAACATTGTCAGGCAGTGAGACTATTGATTACACCAATAACTCCCCTGATACTTTGCGCTATTTATGGTTGCAATTAGACCAAAATAAATTGGCAGAAAATGCTGGTGCAAAAACCACACGTACCGCTCCTAAGAAAAAAGTAACCTACAGTGGTTTACGTAACGCCATTGAAACCGAAAGTTTTAACGGTGGTTATGATATTACTGAAGTGAGTGGCTCAAACGGTAAAGCTCTACATTATGTAATTAACGGCACTATGATGCGTATCGATTTACCAAAATCGCTTAAATCTGGTGACAGCGTTGAATTGAATATTAATTGGAATTACCAATTACACGAACAAAAAGTATTAGGTGGTCGTTCAGGTTACGAATATTTTAAAGAAGACGATAACTACTTATACGAAATCGCTAGTTGGTTTCCTCGTGCTGCCGCTTACTATGACGTAATGGGTTGGCAGAACAAGCAGTTTATCGGTAGCGGTGAATTCACTTTAGAATTTGGCGATTACGACGTAAGCATTACGGTTCCTGCGGATCATGTTGTTGCTGCCACGGGTGTTTTACAAAACCCGAAAGAGGTATTAACAAAAACTCAGCGTAATCGTTTAGCTGAAGCTAAAAAAGCAGATAAGCCAGTATTAGTTATTACTCCTGAAGAAGCGTTGGAAAACGAGAAGTCTCGTTCGACAAAAACTAAAACTTGGGAATTTGAAGCGAAAAACGTTCGTGATTTTGCTTTCGCTTCAAGCCGTAAATTCATTTGGGATGCACAAGGTTATAAAGGCGGTAAAACCGACACTATGGCGATGTCTTTCTATCCTAATGAAGGCAACCCGTTATGGGAAAAGTACTCTACTGAGTCGATTATCCATACCATGGAGCAATACAGTAAATATACTTTTGATTACCCATACCCAGTTTCTATCTCGGTAAATGGTCCCGTTGGCGGCATGGAATATCCTATGATCACGTTCAATGGTCCTCGCCCAACATTAGATAAAAAAACCGGTGAAAAAACTTATTCTCGTGCGACTAAATACGGCTTAATTGGCGTTATTATTCACGAAGTAGGTCATAACTATTTCCCAATGATTGTTAACTCTGATGAACGTCAGTGGACTTGGATGGACGAAGGTTTAAATACTTTCCTACAATTTGTTGCTGAGCAAGCATGGGAAGAGGGTTATCCTTCTCGTCGTGGCGATGCGGCAAACATTACGAGCTACATGAAAAGTAACAACCAAGTGCCTATTATGACTAACTCCGAGTCAATTTTGCAATTTGGTAACAATGCTTATGGCAAGCCAGCAACAGCATTAAATATTTTACGTGAAACCATTATGGGTCGTGAATTATTTGATTTTGCTTTTAAAGAATACGCTCAACGTTGGAAGTTTAAACGCCCTACTCCAGCTGACTTTTTCCGCACTATGGAAGATGCTTCAGGTGTTGATTTAGATTGGTTCTGGCGTGGTTGGTTCTATACAACTGATCATGTTGATATTGCTTTAGGTAACATTCATTTATACCGCCCGAATAGCCAAAACCCTGATACGGAAGAAGCTTGGGAACGTGCTTTAGATAATGAAAAACCTGAATTTATTAGTAAAATTCGTAATAGCGGTGCATGGGTTCGTACCACGAATAAACCAGAGCTTTTAGATTTTTATAACGAGCATGATAAGTTTACCGCGACAAATAAAGCGCGTAATAAATACAATGCGAGCAATAAAAAATTAGAGCAATGGCAAAGAGACATACTTGTTGACGAACGCAACTTCTACATTGTTGATTTTGAAAACAAAGGTGGTTTGGTTATGCCAATAATTTTGGACTTAACATTTGCTGATAATACGGTTGAACGTGTTACTTTACCTGCTGAAATTTGGCGTCGTGACAGTAAAAAAGTGTCTAAACTACTTATTCGTGACAAAGAAATAACGGCTATCGCTATTGACCCTAACTGGGAAACAGCAGACGTAGATGTTAGTAACAACTACTGGCCAGCACGCCCGATTAAGTCTCGTTTTGACTTATACAAGCGTAAGAAAAAAGACATGATGCGTGATTATAATGCTGAATTAAAAAGCGCTGAAGACTTAGCTAAAGAAGAAAAAACTGAGGTTAAGCAGTAA
- a CDS encoding methyl-accepting chemotaxis protein translates to MLVLKSNYDLLVKRNVDLSKRVEQLEQHNASLEAALEDASLQLEQKLNSPDAKFERALLNNTIECINSIEGVRETVLSSYLAINEESESSDQIHVLLDGSSSSLQDIVANMHSLTDKMGAMTSSISGLSEKADSINGFVSTISKISDQTNLLALNAAIEAARAGEAGRGFSVVADEVRSLANNTNTSANEVADLVNEIIQSTSETVTSANDIQGSNSILSEGVGHLNENYAAIINSCTSMKNTISHSALRTFIQTVKLDHIVWKGEVYAVASGISNKSRESFTDHTMCRLGKWYADEGKQQFTNNNIFRNIEEPHKQVHLNGLEALALIHAGDKSKAINCLNKMEAASESVMRTLDQLIA, encoded by the coding sequence ATGTTAGTATTGAAATCCAATTATGATTTACTTGTTAAAAGAAATGTTGATTTATCAAAGCGTGTAGAGCAACTTGAACAGCATAACGCTAGCCTGGAAGCCGCTTTAGAAGATGCTAGCTTACAACTAGAACAAAAATTGAATAGCCCAGATGCAAAATTTGAACGTGCGTTATTAAACAATACCATTGAATGTATCAACAGTATCGAGGGAGTAAGAGAAACCGTATTATCTTCTTATCTCGCGATTAATGAAGAAAGTGAATCATCAGACCAAATACATGTTTTACTCGATGGCTCTAGCAGTTCATTACAAGATATTGTTGCCAATATGCATAGCCTTACCGACAAAATGGGGGCGATGACTTCAAGCATTTCTGGCTTATCTGAAAAGGCCGATAGTATTAATGGTTTTGTTTCAACCATCTCTAAAATTTCAGATCAAACCAATTTATTGGCATTAAATGCCGCCATTGAAGCAGCGCGTGCTGGTGAAGCAGGTCGTGGTTTTAGTGTGGTCGCAGATGAGGTACGTTCTTTAGCAAATAATACCAATACTTCTGCTAATGAAGTCGCAGATTTAGTTAACGAGATTATTCAGTCAACTTCAGAAACCGTTACTTCAGCTAATGATATCCAAGGCAGTAACAGTATACTTTCTGAAGGTGTTGGGCATTTAAACGAAAATTACGCGGCTATCATTAACAGCTGTACCTCAATGAAAAACACGATTAGTCACTCCGCTTTACGCACCTTTATACAAACCGTAAAACTTGATCATATTGTTTGGAAAGGTGAGGTTTATGCCGTGGCTTCAGGTATTAGTAACAAATCACGTGAAAGCTTTACTGACCATACTATGTGTCGCTTAGGTAAGTGGTATGCCGATGAAGGTAAACAGCAATTTACCAATAATAATATCTTTCGTAATATTGAAGAACCACATAAACAAGTACATCTTAATGGTTTAGAAGCGTTAGCACTTATTCATGCCGGCGATAAATCGAAAGCGATTAATTGTTTAAATAAAATGGAAGCGGCCAGTGAATCTGTTATGCGTACACTTGATCAATTAATCGCATAA
- a CDS encoding helix-turn-helix domain-containing protein, whose protein sequence is MTKLIHIAIIDYPNALQSAVYGLKELFVMANKLVREAEIDKEFVVTFVSPEQKNINIEQLDIVILPPNLDCNYYSEPPQNLIDLLKDSHQSGAILCSGCAGAFILAHTGLLDNRTATTHWQLAEKFSQSFPKVALNVESLLINDGDIISAGGLMSWIDLGLEIVAQFTKPHIMRSLGKFLIVDTGKREQRYYGSFTPLFNHGDEAIVNVQHYLQANFSQPMTISKLAEIAIMSERTFLRHFTSATSLKPMQYIQRIRVQKACNLLESSKQSFEKISASVGYDDVNSFRKVFIKVIGLSPSAFKARFV, encoded by the coding sequence ATGACAAAACTTATTCATATCGCAATTATTGATTATCCGAATGCCCTACAAAGTGCGGTATATGGCTTGAAAGAGCTATTTGTTATGGCTAATAAACTCGTTCGCGAAGCAGAAATCGACAAAGAGTTTGTTGTAACTTTTGTCAGCCCTGAACAGAAAAATATTAATATAGAACAATTAGATATTGTTATATTACCGCCAAATTTAGATTGTAATTATTATAGTGAACCACCCCAAAACTTGATTGATTTACTGAAAGACTCGCATCAGTCGGGCGCTATATTATGTTCTGGTTGTGCAGGGGCTTTTATTCTTGCTCACACGGGCTTATTAGATAACCGCACTGCGACCACTCATTGGCAGTTAGCAGAAAAGTTTAGTCAGTCATTTCCAAAGGTAGCACTGAATGTCGAAAGCTTACTGATTAACGATGGCGACATCATTAGCGCTGGCGGGCTAATGTCTTGGATAGATTTAGGCTTAGAAATTGTTGCTCAATTTACTAAACCGCACATTATGCGCAGCTTAGGAAAGTTTTTAATTGTTGATACCGGTAAAAGAGAACAACGCTATTACGGTAGTTTTACACCGCTATTTAATCACGGTGACGAGGCAATTGTTAATGTGCAACATTATCTACAAGCAAACTTTTCACAGCCGATGACGATTAGTAAACTGGCTGAAATTGCGATTATGAGTGAACGCACTTTTTTACGTCACTTTACTAGCGCCACATCATTAAAACCGATGCAATATATTCAGCGCATACGGGTGCAAAAAGCTTGTAATTTATTAGAGTCGTCCAAACAAAGTTTTGAAAAAATATCAGCAAGTGTTGGTTACGATGACGTGAACAGTTTTCGGAAGGTATTTATAAAAGTCATAGGTTTAAGCCCAAGCGCTTTTAAAGCTAGATTCGTTTGA
- a CDS encoding cysteine hydrolase family protein, translating into MSNIALLLIDFQNDYFPSYEGAKWPLEGTELAAEKAASLVAAFRKQALPIIHVRHEFPTNEAAFFLPNSDGAKIHSSVAPIADETVVLKHQINSFKDTELQQVLESLAIEKLVIVGAMSHMCIDAVTRAAVDFGYECHVAHDACATLALEFNGVVVPAKQVQAAFMAALSFGYCNVESSAELLALVK; encoded by the coding sequence ATGTCGAATATTGCCCTACTATTAATTGATTTTCAAAATGATTACTTCCCAAGTTACGAAGGTGCTAAATGGCCATTAGAAGGGACTGAATTAGCAGCAGAAAAGGCCGCAAGTTTAGTTGCCGCGTTTAGAAAACAAGCTTTACCTATTATTCATGTTCGTCACGAATTTCCGACCAACGAAGCTGCTTTTTTCTTGCCTAATTCTGATGGTGCTAAAATTCATAGTAGCGTTGCGCCAATAGCTGACGAAACTGTGGTATTGAAACATCAAATAAACAGTTTTAAAGATACTGAATTACAGCAAGTGCTGGAAAGCTTAGCGATTGAAAAACTGGTCATCGTGGGAGCCATGAGCCACATGTGTATTGACGCCGTAACGCGCGCTGCTGTTGATTTTGGTTACGAATGCCATGTTGCTCATGATGCCTGTGCAACATTAGCATTAGAGTTTAACGGTGTAGTCGTACCGGCTAAACAAGTGCAAGCAGCGTTTATGGCGGCATTAAGCTTTGGTTACTGCAATGTCGAAAGTAGCGCTGAACTATTAGCTTTAGTTAAGTAG
- a CDS encoding nuclear transport factor 2 family protein: MVALYEQKSIADDEVLQNKKIRTESSYSKRSSDPKNKLARDAFDKENIMLTNENENKVLQAVKLASEQWKAAFNRGDSVGCAAQYEVDAVMNATPFGQFKGREAIQGFWQQLIADGFSDVDYVEPKITVINEQSAVLTSGWKMNNASGVITNELWVLQSDGSAKLREDDFAAQ, from the coding sequence GTGGTCGCTTTATACGAACAGAAATCTATTGCTGATGATGAAGTGCTGCAAAATAAGAAGATTCGAACAGAGTCATCATATTCTAAACGATCATCAGACCCGAAAAATAAACTAGCACGCGATGCTTTTGATAAGGAAAATATAATGCTAACCAACGAAAATGAAAATAAGGTATTACAAGCGGTAAAACTTGCCAGCGAACAATGGAAAGCCGCTTTTAATCGTGGTGACTCTGTCGGTTGTGCTGCGCAATACGAAGTTGACGCGGTAATGAACGCGACGCCATTTGGTCAATTTAAAGGTCGCGAAGCTATTCAAGGGTTTTGGCAGCAGCTTATAGCCGATGGCTTTAGCGATGTTGACTATGTTGAACCCAAAATTACAGTGATTAATGAGCAAAGCGCGGTGTTAACGTCAGGCTGGAAAATGAATAATGCTTCAGGCGTTATCACAAACGAATTATGGGTATTACAAAGTGATGGTAGCGCTAAATTAAGAGAAGATGACTTTGCCGCGCAATAA
- a CDS encoding DUF413 domain-containing protein, giving the protein MTNLAMSQESFSVDRNFYDDRNYPRGMKRSGDFTLAEAEYLERYGVALMALAAGTRLPVTEEEQHFVEVCSGNAAVSNTLERAWLKYQNIILTPKQFHTLFGRTKVEADEDTESDPDDLD; this is encoded by the coding sequence ATGACTAATTTAGCAATGTCACAAGAAAGTTTTAGTGTAGATAGAAATTTTTACGACGATAGAAATTATCCTCGTGGCATGAAACGCTCCGGCGACTTTACCTTAGCTGAGGCCGAGTATTTGGAGCGATATGGTGTTGCGCTAATGGCACTCGCTGCGGGCACGCGTTTACCTGTAACGGAAGAAGAGCAACATTTCGTTGAAGTGTGTAGTGGTAATGCGGCAGTCAGTAACACGCTTGAAAGGGCTTGGTTAAAATATCAAAACATCATTTTAACCCCGAAACAATTCCACACCCTATTTGGCCGAACGAAAGTTGAGGCAGACGAAGATACAGAGTCTGATCCTGACGACTTAGATTAA
- a CDS encoding glutathione S-transferase N-terminal domain-containing protein, translating into MIKLYELAGKNNLIFSPYCWRVRLALLHKQVDFAGLDTAFTEIEKIPNGEFKAVPVLVDDNIAINDSFHIVEHLEEKYPLAPSLFNSPEGKTLAKFIDAWASSLHGDIAKMVIADIHDCLQEKDKNYFRTSREQFFGENLESIQAENYQTAKTSLLSKLSVLDAYLTKSEFIGGPTPLYADFIAFGTLQWLIATSQTFTVSDFSEPVEQWFIKIKQMYCGEK; encoded by the coding sequence ATGATCAAGCTTTATGAATTAGCCGGTAAAAACAACCTAATCTTTAGCCCTTATTGCTGGCGAGTACGCTTAGCCTTATTACACAAGCAAGTAGACTTTGCTGGCCTTGATACCGCATTTACCGAGATAGAAAAAATACCTAATGGCGAGTTTAAAGCGGTCCCGGTGTTAGTTGATGACAACATTGCCATTAACGACTCTTTTCATATTGTTGAACATTTAGAAGAAAAGTATCCTTTAGCACCCTCGTTATTTAATTCTCCAGAAGGCAAAACCTTAGCTAAATTTATTGACGCTTGGGCAAGTTCTTTACATGGCGATATAGCGAAAATGGTCATTGCAGATATTCATGATTGCTTGCAGGAAAAAGATAAAAATTACTTTAGAACTTCTCGTGAGCAGTTTTTTGGTGAAAACTTAGAATCTATACAAGCAGAAAATTATCAAACAGCCAAAACAAGCCTACTAAGCAAGCTCAGTGTTTTAGATGCCTACTTAACCAAATCAGAGTTTATCGGCGGCCCCACTCCTTTGTATGCTGACTTTATCGCTTTCGGCACCTTACAATGGCTTATTGCCACTAGCCAAACATTCACAGTGTCAGATTTCAGTGAACCTGTTGAGCAATGGTTCATCAAAATAAAACAAATGTATTGCGGCGAAAAGTAG